From the Thermococcus sp. 18S1 genome, one window contains:
- a CDS encoding respiratory chain complex I subunit 1 family protein produces MTPETLVYAFTFPVLGVFLGLVYKGIDRRFSARLTSRIGPPIRQPFWDVGKLLLKETVVPENAIAWIFNAMPIVSFAASMTLLLYIPFGVLKAPLEGYGDLVVILYLLTLQSLAMAIGGFASGSPFSSVGAQREMVLMMSYEMPLATVIIGFAVIYRSFSLTTIASTPVWGVAGPLAAMGVLLLLVALLAVTPAELAKLPFDIAEAETEICEGMLAEYSGRNLALFYLSDAVRGFAMAALEVVLFFPFTLTSILNLSLTGTAYYAVEALWFLFKVLVIYLLAITLVRTSFARFRIEQASRVFWVYVNIIALVGLALVWLGV; encoded by the coding sequence ATGACCCCCGAGACCCTTGTTTACGCGTTCACCTTCCCCGTGCTGGGGGTCTTCCTCGGGCTGGTCTACAAGGGTATAGACAGGCGCTTCTCGGCGAGGCTGACTTCCAGAATAGGCCCGCCCATACGACAGCCCTTCTGGGACGTCGGAAAGCTGCTCCTCAAGGAGACCGTCGTTCCGGAGAACGCGATAGCGTGGATATTCAACGCCATGCCTATAGTTTCCTTCGCGGCTTCAATGACCCTGCTACTCTACATACCCTTCGGAGTTCTCAAGGCTCCGCTGGAGGGCTACGGAGACCTGGTGGTCATACTCTACCTGCTCACGCTGCAGTCCCTCGCAATGGCCATAGGCGGATTTGCCTCGGGCAGTCCGTTCTCATCGGTGGGTGCGCAGAGGGAAATGGTGCTCATGATGAGCTACGAGATGCCGCTGGCGACGGTCATCATAGGATTCGCGGTCATATACAGGAGCTTCTCACTGACAACCATAGCGAGCACACCGGTGTGGGGCGTCGCAGGTCCGCTCGCTGCCATGGGAGTGCTGCTGCTCCTAGTGGCGCTTCTGGCCGTCACACCTGCGGAGCTGGCGAAGCTGCCCTTCGACATAGCCGAGGCCGAGACGGAAATCTGTGAGGGTATGCTCGCGGAGTACAGCGGAAGGAACCTCGCCCTGTTCTACCTCTCGGACGCGGTCAGGGGCTTCGCCATGGCTGCCTTGGAGGTCGTGCTGTTCTTCCCGTTCACGCTGACGAGCATACTGAACCTAAGCCTCACCGGAACAGCGTACTACGCCGTCGAGGCGCTGTGGTTCCTCTTCAAGGTGCTGGTGATATACCTGCTGGCAATAACTCTGGTCAGGACGTCCTTCGCCAGGTTCAGGATAGAGCAGGCATCCAGGGTGTTCTGGGTCTACGTCAACATAATCGCCCTCGTGGGACTCGCACTGGTATGGCTGGGGGTGTGA
- a CDS encoding 4Fe-4S dicluster domain-containing protein, producing the protein MVNKMMFVLLKQLVKKPATNPFPVKHAPENVTQLIEKVQKGEVQINPPVPVPEDFRGKLVYTPERCIGCRLCIMVCPADAMEWIPELKKIRHYVSRCMFCALCVDVCPGKKFPGEEKAVKALRMSEEFLIADYDKYSDNLIEEPPEAKELFKKEVKEAAESEG; encoded by the coding sequence ATGGTTAACAAGATGATGTTCGTCCTCCTAAAGCAGCTCGTCAAAAAGCCAGCCACGAATCCTTTCCCCGTCAAGCACGCTCCGGAAAACGTTACCCAGCTCATAGAGAAGGTTCAGAAGGGCGAGGTTCAGATAAACCCGCCGGTTCCGGTTCCCGAGGACTTCAGGGGCAAGCTGGTCTACACTCCCGAGAGGTGCATCGGCTGCAGGCTGTGCATAATGGTCTGTCCCGCGGATGCCATGGAGTGGATTCCGGAGCTCAAGAAGATACGGCACTACGTTTCACGCTGTATGTTCTGCGCCCTCTGCGTTGACGTCTGCCCAGGCAAGAAGTTCCCTGGAGAGGAGAAGGCCGTCAAGGCGCTGAGGATGAGCGAGGAGTTCCTGATAGCTGACTACGACAAGTACAGCGACAACCTGATAGAGGAGCCTCCCGAGGCAAAGGAGCTCTTCAAAAAAGAAGTGAAGGAGGCAGCGGAGTCAGAAGGCTAG
- a CDS encoding ferritin family protein, protein MVDLEGLSFLEGLPMRELLAYWISLEGDKALLYEKLSEKAKGMEIEGAVCDMFKLLSQEARQHEKKLRALYVGEFGVEIPAVSGPSLEELSDIRGLESENDVFAVLKCALELEEVAERVYSILAGKTDDETVRAIFSYLGSTERLHERAVESLIRDYDYRNGVRKKGMEA, encoded by the coding sequence ATGGTCGATCTCGAAGGCTTGTCTTTCCTTGAAGGACTCCCGATGAGGGAGCTTCTAGCCTACTGGATATCACTTGAAGGGGACAAGGCTCTTCTCTACGAAAAGCTGTCTGAGAAGGCGAAGGGCATGGAGATTGAGGGTGCCGTCTGCGACATGTTCAAGCTCCTCTCCCAGGAGGCGAGGCAGCACGAAAAGAAGCTGAGGGCCCTCTACGTCGGGGAGTTCGGGGTGGAGATTCCCGCGGTCAGCGGGCCATCGTTGGAGGAGCTCTCAGATATAAGGGGGCTTGAGAGTGAGAACGACGTTTTTGCCGTTCTTAAATGTGCCCTTGAATTGGAAGAGGTTGCCGAGAGGGTTTACTCAATTCTGGCAGGGAAAACGGACGACGAAACCGTGAGGGCGATATTTTCCTACCTAGGCTCCACGGAGAGGCTCCACGAGAGGGCCGTTGAATCCCTCATCAGGGATTACGACTACAGAAACGGGGTGAGAAAAAAGGGGATGGAGGCTTAG
- a CDS encoding ferritin family protein produces MEMYDVNEVVEFLSRLNYREALAYWIEGEKKEARFYRELARRARNLGLAEELVKTFEKLAEDSLNHASELEMSFRETYGKVPGSDLPPIEVLPVLDELERADQLPEVIRAAMESELIAHESYRLLSEKADDPELRKLYSKLADVEWGHYELLRQRYHELAKEKA; encoded by the coding sequence ATGGAAATGTACGACGTCAACGAGGTAGTTGAGTTCCTCTCAAGGCTGAACTACAGGGAAGCACTGGCCTACTGGATAGAGGGTGAGAAGAAGGAGGCGAGATTTTACCGCGAGCTCGCCAGACGTGCGAGGAACCTCGGTTTGGCCGAGGAACTGGTGAAAACCTTCGAGAAGCTGGCCGAGGATTCTCTGAACCATGCATCGGAGCTCGAGATGAGTTTCAGGGAGACCTACGGGAAGGTTCCGGGAAGCGACCTTCCGCCCATTGAGGTTCTCCCGGTTCTCGATGAGCTTGAGCGGGCTGACCAGCTTCCCGAGGTCATCCGCGCTGCAATGGAAAGCGAGCTGATAGCCCACGAGTCGTACAGGCTTCTCTCCGAGAAGGCTGACGACCCCGAGCTGAGGAAGCTCTACTCCAAGCTTGCCGATGTTGAGTGGGGCCACTACGAACTGCTCCGCCAGAGGTACCATGAGTTGGCAAAGGAAAAAGCCTGA
- a CDS encoding SagB/ThcOx family dehydrogenase: protein MNFRHVSYIVVALVVASSLLLVLKPYILWRGVGETLSGEVIALPEPRLDSEVSVEEAIARRRSIRSYRDEPVTLGQLSQLLWAAQGITARRTKFRASPSAGATYPFEVYVVAGNVEGLTPGVYRYDPFNHTLLLVKAGDYRKALQDAALDQRWVGDAPLSIVLVAFYGRTTSRYGERGVRYVHMEAGHIGQNIYLQATALNLGTVAVGAFYDEGVAEILGTDGAPLYIFPVGVPNG, encoded by the coding sequence ATGAACTTCAGGCACGTCTCGTACATCGTCGTGGCCCTGGTGGTGGCCTCGTCCCTCCTTCTCGTCCTCAAGCCCTATATCCTCTGGAGGGGAGTGGGCGAGACCCTTTCGGGGGAGGTCATAGCCCTGCCAGAACCTAGGCTGGACTCAGAGGTTAGCGTCGAGGAAGCGATAGCGAGGCGGAGAAGCATACGCTCCTACAGGGACGAGCCCGTAACCCTTGGCCAGCTCTCTCAGCTCCTCTGGGCGGCACAGGGGATAACGGCCCGGCGAACCAAGTTTCGGGCATCGCCCAGCGCGGGGGCGACGTATCCCTTCGAGGTCTATGTGGTGGCGGGGAACGTTGAGGGCCTTACCCCGGGAGTGTATCGCTACGACCCCTTCAACCACACGCTGTTGCTGGTGAAGGCCGGCGACTACAGAAAAGCCCTCCAGGATGCCGCCCTCGACCAGCGGTGGGTTGGGGATGCGCCCCTCAGCATAGTTCTCGTGGCCTTCTATGGAAGAACGACCTCCCGGTACGGGGAGCGCGGGGTGAGATACGTCCACATGGAGGCGGGACACATAGGCCAGAACATATACCTCCAGGCAACCGCCCTGAACCTCGGAACAGTTGCCGTTGGGGCTTTCTACGATGAGGGTGTTGCGGAGATACTCGGCACCGACGGTGCTCCCCTTTACATCTTCCCGGTGGGTGTTCCAAATGGTTAG
- a CDS encoding THUMP domain-containing protein produces the protein MTILLVTAPAGREGDAILELEWALEKVRVRGTDWRGVLLAETTLPKKEAIGRLKNFETQAIQRVVPLDLIVPARREEIERAVLEVAERIEGTFAVRAKVRGNKRLSQRELEIGLGSLIVEALGLKVNLSDPDYTVAVEVLGKKVGIGLVGRGELLRFEVVE, from the coding sequence ATGACGATTCTTCTCGTTACGGCTCCGGCTGGGCGTGAGGGCGACGCCATACTCGAACTGGAGTGGGCGCTGGAAAAGGTCAGGGTCAGGGGTACGGACTGGAGGGGCGTTCTCCTCGCCGAAACGACCCTGCCGAAGAAGGAAGCCATAGGAAGGCTGAAGAACTTCGAGACCCAGGCGATACAGCGCGTTGTTCCCCTCGACCTCATAGTTCCCGCCAGGAGGGAAGAGATAGAAAGGGCCGTCCTTGAAGTGGCGGAAAGAATAGAAGGCACCTTCGCGGTGCGCGCCAAGGTCAGGGGGAACAAGAGGCTGTCCCAGAGGGAGCTTGAGATAGGCCTCGGTTCGCTTATAGTGGAAGCCCTCGGCCTAAAAGTCAACCTCAGCGACCCGGACTATACCGTCGCCGTCGAGGTGCTGGGGAAAAAGGTCGGAATCGGGCTGGTGGGGAGGGGAGAACTGCTTCGCTTTGAGGTGGTCGAGTGA
- a CDS encoding AAA family ATPase has protein sequence MEAGGLKLYPYQSYEVYGLSRNPFEQLASEGITDVESIHVYQEIDMRLQMIISEVIGNKSSIAMSIVGPLGMGKTQRLKTIAKAIEENKGKAIYVKVDTNDILKLTRDIFYALKPPKSRTNIFLENLSRKLGFIDRLEKMLSDRDEYKSRDIAELLTEQMGKYPYCALLLDELENMGSASEREKIQFFEMLRHFISNMPQGCIVAFACVPEAYEEYSKIFPAFFMRLHYEFKLRPMSIDEAYELVKKRLNRVRIRDTDDPIYPFTEEAIKLIHQLGKGNPRQILRLLHYVLSEASKHKFDPIDDYVVTTILEEPKSLEEYLTRIPKEYKDLVEAIVYEFNGGPVSYIQVAKAVKRPGIQVYDQLNELIRLGFLVGDPKGNYKVPEYVRKFLEDGQAEKGEE, from the coding sequence ATGGAAGCCGGTGGCCTTAAGCTTTATCCCTACCAGTCATACGAAGTTTACGGCCTTTCTCGGAACCCCTTTGAGCAGCTCGCAAGCGAGGGAATAACCGACGTCGAGAGCATTCACGTCTATCAGGAGATAGACATGCGCCTCCAGATGATAATCTCCGAGGTTATCGGAAACAAGAGCTCGATAGCCATGAGCATCGTCGGCCCCCTCGGAATGGGCAAGACCCAGAGGCTCAAGACCATAGCCAAGGCCATAGAGGAGAACAAGGGAAAGGCCATCTACGTTAAGGTTGACACGAACGACATCCTCAAGCTCACGCGCGACATCTTCTACGCCCTCAAGCCGCCGAAGAGCAGGACCAACATATTCCTCGAAAACCTCTCAAGGAAGCTGGGCTTCATAGACAGGCTTGAGAAGATGCTGAGCGACCGGGACGAGTACAAGAGCAGGGACATAGCCGAGCTTTTGACCGAGCAGATGGGCAAGTATCCATACTGCGCCCTTCTCCTGGACGAGCTTGAGAACATGGGGAGCGCGAGCGAGAGGGAGAAGATACAGTTCTTCGAGATGCTCAGGCACTTCATCAGCAACATGCCCCAGGGCTGCATCGTCGCATTCGCCTGCGTGCCGGAGGCCTACGAGGAGTACTCCAAAATATTCCCAGCGTTCTTCATGCGCCTCCACTACGAGTTCAAGCTCCGCCCGATGAGCATAGACGAGGCCTACGAGCTCGTCAAGAAGAGGCTCAACAGGGTGAGGATAAGGGACACGGATGATCCAATCTACCCCTTCACGGAGGAGGCCATAAAGCTGATACACCAGCTCGGAAAGGGCAACCCGAGGCAGATTCTCCGCCTGCTCCACTACGTCCTCAGCGAGGCCTCCAAGCACAAGTTCGACCCCATAGACGACTACGTGGTGACCACCATACTCGAGGAGCCCAAGAGCCTCGAGGAGTACCTCACGAGGATTCCAAAGGAGTACAAGGACCTCGTTGAGGCCATAGTTTATGAGTTCAACGGCGGGCCGGTGAGCTACATCCAGGTGGCCAAGGCCGTCAAAAGGCCCGGAATACAGGTTTACGACCAGCTCAACGAGCTAATAAGGCTCGGCTTCCTGGTCGGAGACCCCAAGGGCAACTACAAGGTTCCGGAGTACGTGAGGAAGTTCCTCGAGGATGGGCAGGCAGAGAAAGGGGAAGAGTGA
- a CDS encoding metal-dependent hydrolase encodes MPNYDVHVLSGVVSYPVIVAAAGLAAAHGAPLALTTMALVLGYAFYVLGSDLPDMDHPNALIHRGTKPIVSVVVGGAVYVNAAGSINVGEPWLNTAVEWGIAVLAAVIAWFAFTWMMPKHRGIVHSFLFAAVYGGLAFVLVEYGLNMTTGEGLYVGFAAFSGYVLHLLLDGELSLL; translated from the coding sequence ATGCCCAACTACGACGTTCACGTGCTCAGCGGGGTAGTCAGCTATCCGGTCATCGTCGCCGCGGCGGGACTCGCGGCCGCCCACGGCGCTCCCCTCGCCCTCACAACGATGGCCCTGGTGCTGGGCTACGCTTTCTACGTCCTGGGGAGCGACCTGCCGGACATGGATCATCCAAACGCCCTGATCCACCGCGGGACGAAGCCGATAGTCAGCGTGGTGGTCGGGGGTGCGGTCTACGTCAACGCCGCGGGGTCGATAAACGTCGGGGAGCCATGGCTCAACACGGCCGTTGAATGGGGCATAGCGGTTCTTGCCGCAGTGATAGCGTGGTTCGCCTTCACGTGGATGATGCCGAAGCACAGGGGGATAGTCCACTCCTTCCTCTTCGCGGCCGTCTACGGGGGCCTGGCGTTCGTTCTGGTCGAGTACGGCCTCAACATGACGACGGGGGAGGGACTCTACGTCGGCTTCGCGGCATTCAGCGGCTATGTCCTCCACCTGCTCCTCGATGGGGAGCTATCGCTTCTATAA
- the trxB gene encoding thioredoxin-disulfide reductase, with amino-acid sequence MFSLGGFSRGGEYENKTWDVLIIGAGPAGFTAAIYAARFGLETLILSKDLGGNMALTDLIENYPGFPEGISGSELTNKMHEQVKNLGVDIVFDEVERIDPTECAYYEGPCKFAVKTKNGKEYKAKTIIIAVGAAPRKLHVPGEEEFTGRGVSYCATCDGPLFKGKKVIVVGGGNTALQEALYLKSIGVDVTLVHRRDQFRADKILQDRFKESGIPVILNTVVTEIKGDGKVEAVKLKNRVTGEETEMAVDGVFIFIGYEPKTDFVKHLGITDEYGYIPVDMHMRTKVKGIFAAGDITNVFKQIAVAVGQGAIAANSAKELLEEWNSKVVE; translated from the coding sequence ATGTTCAGCCTTGGAGGATTCTCGCGCGGGGGAGAGTACGAGAACAAGACCTGGGACGTGCTCATCATCGGAGCAGGACCGGCCGGTTTCACCGCTGCCATATACGCGGCGCGCTTCGGACTTGAGACCCTGATACTCAGCAAAGACCTCGGAGGAAACATGGCCCTAACGGATCTCATAGAGAACTACCCAGGCTTCCCAGAGGGAATCAGCGGTTCCGAGCTGACCAACAAGATGCACGAGCAGGTCAAGAACCTCGGCGTTGATATAGTCTTCGACGAGGTGGAAAGGATAGACCCGACCGAGTGCGCCTACTACGAGGGGCCGTGCAAGTTCGCGGTGAAGACCAAGAACGGCAAGGAGTACAAGGCAAAGACGATAATCATAGCAGTTGGAGCCGCACCGAGGAAGCTACACGTTCCGGGGGAGGAGGAGTTCACCGGCAGGGGAGTTTCCTACTGCGCGACCTGCGACGGCCCGCTCTTCAAGGGCAAGAAGGTGATAGTCGTCGGTGGTGGAAACACCGCCCTTCAGGAGGCGCTTTACCTCAAGAGCATCGGCGTTGACGTGACCCTCGTTCACAGGCGCGACCAGTTCAGGGCGGACAAGATTCTCCAGGACCGCTTTAAGGAGAGCGGCATTCCGGTGATACTCAACACCGTTGTGACCGAGATCAAGGGCGACGGAAAGGTCGAGGCGGTCAAGCTGAAGAACCGCGTTACCGGCGAGGAGACCGAGATGGCGGTCGATGGAGTGTTCATCTTCATCGGCTACGAGCCGAAGACCGACTTCGTCAAGCACCTCGGCATAACCGACGAGTACGGCTACATCCCGGTGGACATGCACATGCGCACCAAGGTGAAGGGCATCTTCGCCGCTGGAGACATAACCAACGTCTTCAAGCAGATTGCGGTGGCAGTGGGCCAGGGAGCGATAGCCGCCAACTCCGCCAAAGAGCTCCTCGAGGAGTGGAACTCAAAGGTCGTGGAGTGA
- a CDS encoding ornithine aminotransferase — MVVRPNVKELPGPKAKEVIEKNFEALAVTTQDPETLPIVIDHGDGILVYDVDGNTFYDFGSGVGVLNVGHAHPRVVEAVKRQAEKFTHFALNDFFYENAVILAQKLAELAPGDFPKKVVYQNSGAEANEAMMKLVKYGTGRKRFIAFYHAFHGRSQAVLSLTASKWVQQDRFFPTMPGVEHIPYPNPYRNPWHIDGYAEPDELVNRVIEFIEEYVFRHVPPEEVGAIVFEPIQGEGGYVVPPKNFFKELKKLADNYGILLADDEVQMGVGRTGKFWAIEHFDVAPDTIQFGKAIGGGIPLAGVVHRAEIAFDKPGRHASTFGGNPVAIAAGIEVVEIVKELLPHVQEVGDYLHKRLEELLEKYEVIGDARGLGLAQAVEIVKSKDTKEKNPELRDKIVKEAVKRGLILLGCGDNSIRFIPPLTIQKEEIDVAMEIFEESLKAALQ; from the coding sequence ATGGTGGTTAGGCCAAACGTTAAGGAACTCCCCGGACCCAAGGCCAAGGAGGTTATTGAGAAGAACTTTGAGGCCCTCGCAGTTACCACGCAGGACCCGGAGACCCTCCCCATAGTCATCGACCACGGAGATGGAATCCTCGTCTATGACGTTGATGGAAACACCTTCTACGACTTCGGAAGCGGCGTCGGCGTGCTGAACGTCGGCCACGCCCACCCGAGGGTAGTCGAGGCCGTCAAGAGGCAGGCCGAGAAGTTCACCCACTTCGCGCTCAACGACTTCTTCTACGAGAACGCGGTTATACTCGCCCAGAAGCTCGCTGAACTCGCCCCCGGCGACTTCCCGAAGAAGGTGGTCTACCAGAACAGCGGTGCGGAAGCAAACGAGGCCATGATGAAGCTCGTCAAGTACGGAACCGGCAGGAAGAGGTTCATCGCCTTCTACCACGCCTTCCACGGAAGGAGCCAGGCCGTCCTCAGCCTCACCGCCAGCAAGTGGGTCCAGCAGGACAGGTTCTTCCCGACCATGCCGGGAGTCGAGCACATACCCTACCCGAACCCCTACAGGAACCCCTGGCACATCGACGGTTACGCCGAGCCGGACGAGCTCGTGAACCGCGTCATCGAGTTCATCGAGGAGTACGTCTTCAGGCACGTTCCACCTGAGGAGGTCGGTGCGATAGTCTTCGAGCCGATACAGGGTGAGGGTGGCTACGTCGTCCCGCCGAAGAACTTCTTCAAGGAGCTCAAGAAGCTCGCCGACAACTACGGAATACTCCTCGCCGACGACGAGGTCCAGATGGGCGTCGGCAGGACCGGAAAGTTCTGGGCCATCGAGCACTTCGACGTCGCGCCGGACACCATCCAGTTCGGTAAGGCCATAGGCGGCGGAATCCCATTAGCGGGTGTCGTCCACAGGGCCGAGATAGCCTTTGACAAGCCGGGCAGGCACGCCTCGACCTTCGGCGGCAACCCGGTCGCCATAGCGGCCGGAATAGAGGTCGTCGAGATAGTCAAGGAGCTCCTGCCGCACGTCCAGGAGGTTGGAGACTACCTCCACAAGCGCCTCGAGGAGCTTCTCGAGAAGTACGAGGTCATCGGAGATGCGCGCGGCCTTGGTCTCGCCCAGGCGGTCGAAATCGTCAAGAGCAAGGACACCAAGGAGAAGAACCCCGAGCTGAGGGACAAGATCGTCAAGGAGGCCGTCAAGCGCGGACTCATACTCCTCGGCTGCGGTGACAACAGCATAAGGTTCATACCGCCGCTGACCATCCAGAAGGAGGAAATCGACGTCGCTATGGAGATATTCGAGGAGAGCCTCAAGGCCGCTCTCCAGTGA
- a CDS encoding ECF transporter S component, with translation MTELTEMLKPYGPYVLAAVTLLYVAYLFMNRKKFRSASVLALSAVMAAVVGVTTAFITIATPATGGYLNFGDTMVMFSAMVFGPVIGVFAGGVGSALGDIIAGYPGWAPITLVVKGLEGLAIGYIARRSDNVSTLVIAGLIGGIIMVSGYFAFEAYMYGIPAAATEVPVNIVQAVTGVLVGTLLAQAIKKRYPEIEDLL, from the coding sequence ATGACTGAGCTGACCGAGATGCTCAAACCGTACGGACCGTACGTTCTCGCCGCGGTCACCCTGCTCTACGTCGCGTACCTCTTTATGAACAGGAAGAAGTTCAGAAGCGCGAGCGTCCTTGCCCTCTCGGCCGTTATGGCCGCTGTGGTCGGCGTCACCACGGCGTTCATAACGATAGCCACCCCCGCGACCGGCGGCTACCTCAACTTCGGCGACACCATGGTTATGTTCTCGGCAATGGTCTTTGGCCCCGTCATCGGAGTCTTCGCGGGCGGCGTTGGTTCGGCCCTCGGCGACATAATAGCGGGCTATCCGGGATGGGCGCCGATAACCCTCGTTGTCAAGGGGCTTGAGGGCCTTGCCATCGGCTACATCGCCAGAAGGAGCGACAACGTCTCGACGCTGGTGATAGCTGGCCTGATAGGCGGAATAATAATGGTCTCCGGATACTTTGCCTTCGAGGCCTACATGTACGGTATCCCCGCGGCCGCCACAGAGGTGCCAGTGAACATAGTCCAGGCCGTCACCGGCGTCCTGGTGGGCACGCTCCTAGCCCAGGCGATAAAGAAGAGATACCCGGAGATAGAGGACCTCCTCTAA
- a CDS encoding family 4B encapsulin nanocompartment shell protein has protein sequence MKEVRDLLNKAIRELREEGLEPDILLVGPHFIEYAVEQLRECRFKIYKIDELGYDAVVADSSYLGQVKRASRRISVEPLLVENEMWEEIRKLEV, from the coding sequence ATGAAGGAGGTACGCGACCTCCTGAATAAGGCCATCCGGGAGCTCCGTGAGGAGGGTCTCGAGCCCGACATACTCCTCGTTGGCCCCCACTTCATCGAGTATGCAGTTGAGCAGCTGCGCGAGTGCAGGTTCAAGATATACAAGATAGACGAACTGGGCTACGACGCGGTGGTTGCGGACTCCAGCTACCTTGGCCAGGTGAAGCGCGCCTCAAGGAGGATATCGGTCGAGCCCCTGCTCGTCGAGAACGAGATGTGGGAAGAAATAAGGAAACTGGAGGTTTAG
- the deoC gene encoding deoxyribose-phosphate aldolase: MADHIDIAGYIDHTNLKAYATADDIKRLCDEAVEYGFYAVCVNPYRVKLAKDYLSEKNADVKVASVIGFPLGATPTEVKVFEARKALEDGADELDMVINIGALKDGDYEYVKNDIAEVVKVAHEKGAKVKVIIETCYLTKEEKVKACELAKEAGADFVKTSTGFGTGGATVEDVRLMRKVVGPEMGVKAAGGIRTYEQALEMIEAGATRIGTSSGIKIVEGAPK, from the coding sequence ATGGCTGATCACATTGATATTGCGGGGTATATCGACCATACGAACCTGAAGGCCTATGCTACTGCCGATGACATTAAGAGGCTCTGCGATGAGGCCGTGGAGTACGGTTTCTACGCCGTTTGCGTCAACCCCTACAGGGTCAAGCTCGCCAAGGACTACCTGAGCGAGAAGAACGCCGACGTCAAGGTCGCGAGCGTAATAGGCTTCCCGCTCGGGGCGACTCCAACGGAGGTCAAGGTCTTCGAGGCGAGGAAAGCACTGGAAGACGGTGCCGACGAGCTCGACATGGTCATCAACATAGGTGCCCTCAAGGACGGGGACTACGAGTACGTGAAAAACGACATAGCCGAGGTCGTCAAGGTCGCCCACGAGAAGGGAGCTAAGGTGAAGGTTATCATCGAGACCTGCTACCTCACCAAGGAGGAGAAGGTGAAGGCCTGCGAGCTGGCGAAAGAAGCTGGAGCGGACTTTGTGAAGACCTCAACGGGCTTTGGAACCGGCGGAGCCACCGTTGAGGACGTCAGGCTCATGAGAAAGGTGGTCGGTCCGGAGATGGGCGTCAAGGCCGCCGGAGGAATAAGGACCTACGAGCAGGCGCTGGAGATGATAGAGGCCGGCGCGACTAGGATTGGAACGTCGAGCGGAATAAAGATTGTGGAGGGAGCCCCGAAATGA